One Oscillatoria salina IIICB1 genomic window carries:
- a CDS encoding adenylate/guanylate cyclase domain-containing protein, which produces MLGDISSLLNSFKARLSRRIVIWVFASIVIIEIIILIPSYKREEARQLRQLEEISAEVVDSIVRLSEQRMSPKIFEKKIPKLTQGSEIILGVAIYDARGKLVGIHGEEPAITFSDLKGADLVRQRSWDGKRYDVARSSQNLGIACSLVVRHDASKIQQSLLYYTLRIAILVLLISAVVTTTTMIVLGATVIVPILRLRDDLMLVADALKSERDRPNFYSLQVKRADELGQVMIAFNEMFERVDWEIKERKQTADKLRVEREKSEQLLLNILPEPIAEQLKRGQVNIAERFSEVTILFADLVGFTELSSRKNPEELVKLLNEIFSAFDRFSEEYKLEKIKTIGDAYMVAGGLPIPRPDHAEAIAEMALKMQAEMQKFSAKHGEVFNIRVGINTGEVVAGVIGTKKFIYDLWGDAVNTASRMESHGIPGAIQVSATTYEIIKDKYEFEERGCILVKGKGKMMTYLLLAKKDYSPDRLSLN; this is translated from the coding sequence ATGTTAGGCGACATTTCTTCACTACTCAACTCTTTTAAAGCTCGCTTATCGCGACGTATTGTTATTTGGGTTTTTGCTAGTATTGTTATCATCGAAATAATTATTTTAATTCCTTCTTACAAAAGAGAAGAAGCTCGCCAATTAAGACAGTTAGAAGAGATTTCTGCGGAAGTTGTTGACTCAATTGTCCGTTTGAGCGAACAACGAATGAGTCCCAAAATTTTCGAGAAAAAAATCCCGAAACTTACTCAAGGTTCGGAGATTATTTTAGGAGTGGCAATTTATGACGCTCGCGGAAAATTAGTGGGAATTCATGGTGAAGAACCAGCAATTACTTTTTCTGATTTGAAAGGTGCCGATCTTGTCCGTCAGCGTAGTTGGGATGGTAAGCGTTATGATGTTGCTCGTTCTTCGCAAAATTTAGGTATTGCTTGTTCGTTAGTCGTGCGACACGATGCTTCTAAAATTCAACAAAGTTTGTTATATTATACGCTTCGGATTGCAATTTTAGTTTTGTTGATTTCGGCTGTAGTCACAACAACAACTATGATTGTTTTAGGAGCAACGGTTATCGTTCCTATTCTCCGACTGCGCGACGATTTAATGTTAGTAGCAGATGCTTTAAAATCCGAACGCGATCGTCCTAATTTTTACTCATTGCAAGTTAAGCGGGCTGATGAATTAGGACAAGTTATGATTGCTTTTAATGAAATGTTTGAGCGAGTTGATTGGGAAATTAAGGAAAGAAAACAAACTGCGGATAAGTTGCGGGTTGAAAGAGAAAAATCCGAACAACTTTTACTGAATATTTTACCAGAACCGATTGCCGAACAGTTGAAACGAGGACAAGTTAATATTGCCGAAAGATTTAGCGAAGTAACGATCCTTTTTGCCGATTTGGTCGGTTTTACTGAGTTGTCTTCGCGGAAAAATCCGGAAGAATTAGTCAAGTTACTGAATGAGATTTTTTCGGCTTTCGATCGCTTTAGCGAAGAATACAAATTAGAAAAAATTAAGACGATTGGTGATGCTTATATGGTTGCTGGAGGTTTACCAATCCCCCGTCCAGATCATGCTGAAGCAATTGCTGAAATGGCGCTGAAAATGCAAGCAGAAATGCAAAAATTTAGCGCTAAACATGGTGAGGTATTTAATATTCGCGTGGGAATTAATACGGGAGAAGTAGTTGCTGGTGTAATTGGGACGAAAAAGTTTATTTATGACCTTTGGGGAGATGCAGTTAACACAGCGAGTCGCATGGAGTCTCACGGAATTCCTGGTGCTATTCAAGTTAGCGCTACAACTTATGAGATAATTAAAGATAAGTATGAATTTGAGGAACGAGGTTGTATCCTGGTTAAAGGCAAAGGTAAGATGATGACTTATCTTTTGTTAGCTAAGAAAGATTATTCGCCCGATCGCCTTAGTCTTAATTGA
- a CDS encoding 4'-phosphopantetheinyl transferase family protein, which translates to MWCYPPANLAISNREVHLWRANLDLSTQEVEKLATYLSDDELARASRFYFDRDRRRFVVGRGRLRQILAGYVQRKPAALEFVYTEKGKPSLKDRGNYGQLVFNLSHSQELVVYAVSCDRAIGIDLEYLRSLPDAEKLAQRFFSPQEAAIINSLPPENRQLAFFYAWTSKEAYLKATGEGITKLTDVEVSVSLTAPAMLLSIDGSRSLVNRWSLQRLTPAPNYVATLAVEGSDWELNYFQLFF; encoded by the coding sequence ATGTGGTGTTATCCTCCAGCAAATTTAGCAATATCAAATCGGGAAGTGCATTTGTGGCGTGCTAATCTGGATTTATCGACTCAGGAGGTAGAAAAGCTAGCAACCTATCTTTCTGATGATGAGTTAGCTAGAGCAAGTCGATTTTATTTCGATCGCGATCGCCGTCGTTTTGTGGTCGGTAGAGGACGGTTACGACAGATTTTAGCTGGTTATGTCCAGCGAAAGCCAGCAGCTTTAGAATTTGTTTACACTGAGAAAGGTAAACCGAGTCTCAAAGATCGTGGTAATTACGGACAACTGGTGTTTAATTTGTCTCACTCGCAGGAATTAGTTGTGTATGCGGTGAGTTGCGATCGCGCGATCGGGATAGACTTAGAATATCTGCGATCGCTTCCTGATGCAGAAAAACTCGCACAACGCTTTTTTTCTCCCCAAGAAGCAGCGATAATTAATTCTCTTCCTCCGGAAAATCGACAATTAGCTTTTTTTTATGCTTGGACGAGTAAAGAAGCTTATTTGAAAGCTACTGGAGAAGGAATAACTAAATTAACCGATGTCGAAGTCTCAGTTTCGCTCACAGCACCAGCTATGCTCTTAAGTATCGACGGCTCTCGATCTTTAGTCAATCGTTGGTCATTGCAACGCTTGACACCAGCACCAAACTATGTAGCAACTTTAGCTGTTGAAGGAAGCGACTGGGAGCTAAATTATTTCCAACTTTTCTTTTGA
- a CDS encoding peptidoglycan-binding domain-containing protein: MRWVKYVLVLAIVTTFILTTKSGFSQETQRLPQVPGIDISRVEYVPVEKNRSPQLEQAIIRNFGNDILNSQNSLEYSYNKVDLNDDGYPEALVYVQTASFCGSAGCPTLIFQGFPQGYGEVIYDNLSPSSGLIVTPQKTNGWKDIIGADRCPAPYDYADLCYMMTKFDGRKYSSAELISRRIITGKAVLLSANFHTINSSQSQRNYSRCTNSDNYCYRLGDRGPAIGRIISLLTDKGYPVSNNDDVFNSQLEAAIKRFQRDNNLQADGIIGLRTIELLCLPDEINSPNLSQHRYNQLGVAHRVCQTSLNSYPETLN, from the coding sequence ATGAGATGGGTTAAATATGTTCTAGTTTTAGCGATTGTGACAACTTTTATTTTGACTACAAAATCAGGATTCAGTCAAGAAACTCAAAGATTACCTCAAGTACCGGGAATTGATATCAGTAGAGTCGAATATGTACCCGTCGAGAAAAATCGATCTCCCCAATTAGAACAAGCAATAATTAGGAATTTTGGTAATGACATTTTAAATTCTCAAAATTCACTAGAATACTCTTATAATAAAGTCGATCTTAATGACGATGGCTATCCCGAAGCTTTAGTATATGTCCAGACTGCAAGCTTTTGTGGTTCAGCAGGTTGTCCAACTTTAATTTTTCAAGGATTTCCACAGGGATATGGAGAAGTAATTTATGATAATCTTTCGCCATCTAGTGGCTTGATAGTTACTCCACAAAAAACAAATGGTTGGAAAGATATTATCGGTGCTGATAGATGCCCAGCCCCATATGATTATGCCGATCTTTGTTATATGATGACAAAGTTTGATGGAAGAAAATATTCGTCTGCGGAACTGATTTCTCGGAGAATTATTACGGGGAAAGCCGTTTTACTTTCAGCAAATTTTCATACTATAAATTCATCACAATCTCAACGAAATTATTCTCGCTGTACGAATAGTGATAATTATTGCTATCGATTAGGCGATCGCGGTCCAGCAATAGGACGTATAATTAGCTTACTCACAGATAAAGGATATCCCGTTAGCAACAATGACGACGTTTTCAATTCACAACTTGAAGCAGCAATTAAAAGGTTTCAGCGCGACAATAATCTACAAGCTGATGGTATTATAGGATTGAGAACTATTGAATTGCTTTGTCTTCCTGATGAAATTAATTCACCTAATTTATCTCAACATCGTTATAATCAATTAGGAGTAGCTCATCGTGTCTGTCAAACTTCTCTAAATAGTTATCCCGAAACTCTTAATTAA
- a CDS encoding protein kinase domain-containing protein translates to MAQQEMIGELLAGHYRVLEKLGGGGFGQTYIAEDTHRPGNPHCVVKHLKPASNNPKVLETARKFFQKEAETLESLGNHDRIPRLLAYFEENEQFYLVQEYIEGHTLTKELTPNQPWEESKVIALLEEILPTLDFIHSQGVIHRDLKPDNLIRRSSDDKLVLIDFGAIKQLRNQTITESGELSVTVAIGTPGYMPTEQTRGTPRPNSDLYALGMICIQALTGKMPVFLPEDPDTGEILWQNLVTASPDLISVLTKMVRYHFKDRYQSASEVLEALSGSQKQFTPIPPTEPPQAGAVAVNELILEWEEAGQPRSWTIREGQTGKNPGTFRIGRDPARCDLVLSDPMVSGLHAEIFFDSQQQRFWLRSLTQNSVTVVNGQPLSNVEVPLRHGSRLKLGQTDLQATVINPGHSPVPIVANQPLQPQTPPSPPVTPRRQNLSTSATVAISPAARRSSPATPPPVEPESKVLPWVLGLTAAILVGGLGGLAVNSWQNPIDRRDNGEEECFVLATGNLRSQPASFNDDSIVRVANNEKLLVTGKQTKNGWVEVNLGEGKRGWAHRDVITNETEMDDCLEEQDIEVKIVPDVTPPKPKDEGIELLKEAKELADQGELENAIATANKIDSESKAYQEGQEYLAKWRKQLAELKDKGIELLKEAKELADQGELENAIAKAREIDSESKAYQEGQEYLAKWRKQLAELKDKGIELLKEAKELADQGELENAIAKAREIDSESKAYQEGQEYLAKWRKQLAEQNKPDCEDGQKPVYNESEGKYNCPIDPSDKNGALDRVIPNFQASAILPEAAFAKCPGNTELYQLGETDKFNFAVCGKDGKPRFYLGENKNAEDGITVSWSNGFKNGSFLYEPPGYGKSNKSKDELQVYQDGKLVTNEKIQQLYQLN, encoded by the coding sequence ATGGCACAGCAAGAAATGATAGGGGAATTATTAGCCGGACATTACCGAGTATTAGAGAAATTAGGTGGTGGTGGTTTTGGGCAAACTTATATTGCTGAAGATACTCATCGCCCCGGAAACCCGCATTGTGTCGTTAAACACCTCAAACCTGCTTCTAACAATCCAAAAGTATTAGAAACAGCGAGAAAATTCTTCCAAAAAGAAGCAGAAACTCTCGAAAGTTTAGGAAATCACGATCGCATTCCTCGGTTGCTGGCTTATTTTGAAGAAAATGAACAATTTTATCTAGTTCAAGAATATATTGAAGGACATACTCTCACCAAGGAACTGACACCGAATCAACCTTGGGAGGAAAGCAAAGTTATTGCCTTACTTGAAGAAATTTTACCAACTCTCGACTTTATTCATAGCCAAGGCGTAATCCATCGGGATCTAAAACCTGATAACCTCATCCGTCGCAGTTCAGATGATAAATTAGTTTTAATCGATTTTGGCGCGATTAAGCAACTGCGTAACCAAACAATTACCGAATCAGGAGAACTTAGTGTTACTGTAGCGATCGGGACTCCTGGTTATATGCCGACAGAACAAACTAGAGGTACACCACGTCCGAATAGTGACTTGTATGCTTTGGGGATGATTTGCATTCAAGCGTTAACGGGGAAAATGCCAGTTTTTTTGCCGGAAGATCCCGATACAGGGGAAATTCTCTGGCAAAATTTAGTTACTGCAAGTCCGGATTTAATTAGCGTCTTGACGAAGATGGTACGCTACCATTTCAAAGACCGCTATCAGTCAGCAAGTGAAGTTTTAGAAGCTTTGTCTGGTTCGCAAAAACAGTTTACTCCCATTCCACCCACCGAACCTCCCCAAGCAGGCGCAGTGGCGGTTAATGAGTTAATTTTAGAGTGGGAAGAAGCCGGACAACCGCGCAGTTGGACGATTCGCGAAGGACAAACCGGGAAAAATCCTGGTACATTTAGAATTGGACGCGATCCTGCCCGTTGTGACTTGGTTTTGTCAGACCCAATGGTATCGGGACTTCATGCGGAGATATTTTTCGACTCGCAACAGCAGCGTTTTTGGTTGCGATCGCTAACTCAAAATAGTGTAACTGTAGTTAATGGACAACCTCTGTCCAATGTCGAAGTTCCTTTGCGTCACGGTAGCAGACTCAAGTTAGGACAAACTGATTTGCAAGCTACGGTAATTAATCCCGGACATTCACCAGTTCCTATTGTGGCAAACCAGCCTCTGCAACCGCAAACTCCTCCATCTCCTCCAGTCACTCCCAGACGACAAAATCTGAGTACCTCCGCAACGGTAGCAATTTCACCAGCCGCGAGAAGATCCTCTCCTGCGACTCCTCCCCCAGTGGAACCGGAAAGTAAAGTTTTACCTTGGGTTTTGGGTTTAACAGCAGCGATTTTGGTGGGTGGTTTAGGTGGCTTAGCGGTTAATTCTTGGCAAAATCCTATCGATCGGAGGGATAATGGTGAAGAAGAATGTTTTGTGTTAGCTACGGGAAATTTGCGATCGCAGCCTGCTTCTTTTAATGATGATAGTATTGTTCGTGTCGCTAACAACGAGAAATTACTCGTTACTGGTAAGCAAACCAAAAACGGTTGGGTAGAAGTAAATTTAGGTGAAGGTAAGCGCGGTTGGGCGCATCGAGATGTTATAACTAACGAAACCGAGATGGATGATTGTCTCGAAGAACAAGACATCGAAGTGAAAATCGTTCCCGACGTTACTCCACCGAAACCCAAAGATGAAGGAATTGAGTTACTCAAAGAAGCGAAAGAATTAGCAGATCAAGGAGAATTGGAAAACGCGATCGCAACTGCGAATAAAATCGACTCCGAAAGTAAAGCTTATCAAGAAGGACAAGAATATCTCGCTAAATGGCGTAAACAATTAGCCGAACTCAAAGATAAGGGAATTGAGTTACTCAAAGAAGCGAAAGAATTAGCAGATCAAGGAGAATTAGAAAACGCGATCGCTAAAGCTAGGGAAATCGACTCCGAAAGTAAAGCATATCAAGAAGGACAAGAATATCTCGCTAAATGGCGTAAACAATTAGCCGAACTCAAAGATAAGGGAATTGAGTTACTCAAAGAAGCGAAAGAATTAGCAGATCAAGGAGAATTAGAAAACGCGATCGCCAAAGCTAGGGAAATCGACTCCGAAAGTAAAGCTTATCAAGAAGGACAAGAATATCTCGCTAAATGGCGTAAACAATTAGCCGAACAAAACAAACCCGACTGCGAAGACGGACAAAAACCAGTTTACAACGAAAGCGAAGGCAAATATAACTGTCCAATAGATCCTTCAGATAAGAATGGGGCTTTAGATCGAGTGATTCCCAACTTCCAAGCATCTGCTATTCTACCAGAAGCAGCCTTCGCCAAATGTCCCGGAAATACCGAACTCTATCAACTAGGTGAAACCGACAAATTCAACTTTGCAGTCTGCGGTAAAGATGGGAAACCTAGATTTTACCTCGGTGAAAATAAAAATGCCGAAGATGGTATTACCGTCTCTTGGTCAAACGGCTTTAAAAATGGTAGCTTTTTGTACGAACCTCCAGGCTACGGTAAATCAAACAAATCCAAAGATGAATTGCAAGTTTATCAAGATGGAAAATTAGTCACTAACGAAAAAATCCAGCAACTATATCAGCTTAACTGA
- a CDS encoding trypsin-like peptidase domain-containing protein codes for MNKQLLRLVAAVVLAGGSLLTLETGLPCFYSNPVLAQGREKLAAEDVYEQASEAVVTIYTGRGSGSGFIISADGLVLTNSHVVENAPRTVTVVLKDGTRLPAEVVAFGDKNLDLAAVKIRSQDNLPTIPLATANSVRVGSEVYAIGSPFGKFSGTFTRGIVSRLDEEEKQIQHDAAINPGNSGGPLLNAFGEAIGVNTAFYSSRSRNTGISFAINLEQVESFLVAVQSGETPRLSAWKNSTSPRSLTLDGEVVNGSLRDGDETLWDESFFDVYSFEGWAGQQVIIEMVSWELDPYLILLNSDGTILTKNDDWRPGDPNARIIITLPEDGTYTVVVSTFKSEQSGDYTLRAYN; via the coding sequence ATGAACAAACAACTTTTGCGTTTAGTCGCAGCAGTAGTTTTAGCAGGAGGAAGCTTACTTACTCTGGAAACTGGATTGCCTTGCTTCTATTCTAATCCTGTTTTGGCACAAGGCAGAGAAAAATTAGCCGCCGAAGATGTTTACGAACAAGCTAGCGAAGCGGTAGTGACGATTTATACTGGTAGAGGTAGCGGTAGTGGCTTTATTATTAGTGCTGATGGCTTGGTTTTAACTAATTCTCATGTAGTCGAAAATGCTCCCAGAACTGTTACTGTAGTCTTAAAAGATGGAACCCGACTTCCTGCGGAAGTTGTGGCTTTTGGGGATAAGAATTTAGATTTAGCAGCCGTAAAAATTCGTTCGCAAGATAATCTCCCCACTATTCCTCTTGCTACGGCTAATTCAGTACGAGTGGGTTCGGAAGTGTATGCTATTGGTAGTCCTTTTGGCAAATTTTCAGGGACTTTTACTAGGGGAATTGTCAGTCGTTTGGATGAAGAAGAAAAGCAAATTCAACACGATGCAGCAATTAATCCTGGTAATTCTGGCGGACCTTTGTTGAATGCTTTTGGGGAAGCAATTGGAGTTAATACGGCTTTTTACTCTTCTCGAAGTAGGAATACTGGAATTAGTTTTGCGATTAATTTAGAACAGGTAGAATCTTTTTTGGTAGCTGTTCAATCTGGGGAAACACCACGTTTATCTGCTTGGAAAAATTCGACTTCACCTCGTAGTTTAACTTTGGATGGTGAGGTTGTTAATGGTAGTTTGCGCGATGGAGATGAAACTCTCTGGGATGAAAGTTTTTTTGATGTTTATAGTTTTGAGGGTTGGGCTGGTCAACAGGTAATAATTGAAATGGTTAGTTGGGAACTCGATCCTTATTTGATTTTGCTTAATTCTGATGGGACGATTTTGACTAAAAATGATGATTGGCGACCGGGCGATCCTAATGCCAGAATTATAATTACTTTACCAGAGGATGGTACTTATACGGTGGTTGTTAGCACTTTTAAGTCGGAACAATCGGGGGATTACACTTTGCGGGCTTATAATTAG